The DNA segment TAAACGTTCCAAAAAGAAAACTACATTTTTTTCATCAAACCATACGGAGATGAACAGACAAAATTTCTGCAGTTAATTGTTTCAGAAAATCTAGACAAACATATTCGCAGTAAGCAGTGTATACAGTTACGTGTCTAACAGCTTGCAATTTTGTTAGCCTATAAAATGTTGATTTCATTGGAAAATAAATGCACCTCGAGATTTTTATTTTCAGTCCAATTATGAGAGGCCAACAGGTACTCTTATCTACATTTATCTCATGCCATATGTTAATTCGAATTACAGCCAAATTCCCATCATCAGTACAACTTTATTTCGTTTTTGTTAGATGTTAATGTTCATGAAGCAGAACCAAGGCTAGCATCATATGATATATTATTTACAATATCATtcaaaaactaaaaagaaatagAGGAAAATTAAAGCAAGCAAATTGAATAAGTTTGACTGACCTTTTGAGTGAAACAAGTTACAACAACATGTGCCACATAATAAGCATGTTAGCAAACAAAATGATGACATACAGTGGCAGCACAATACGTAGATCTTGTTCTATGAAGGCTTAGGCTAAATCACCACCACTCTGTTGCCACAAATTGATGATATCGGTAGCCTGATTAAGAAGAATAATTATCTGCTTCTGTGATATCCAAGGTTTGCTCTCCAGCATGATTTTAAGCTCCTCCCAAGCATCTTTTCTAGGCCAAAAATAATAGGGGCTCAACGGAATCGTACCATGACCAGGAATTACTTGGTCCAGTGCAATTCCAATGTTCTTCTCCATCCAAATAAACTTCAACACTAGCCTAGGTTTCTCCAGCGGCTTAACTACCACTCCAAGCTTCTGTACATTCGGTAGATAATAAGAGCCAAACACCAGAATGAAAACGTAGCAAAtataactaaataaataaaagtcAAACACCACAATAAAGATATTACATGactaaataaatcaaaaaattccTTTCTCTAACaacttaaacctttttctttataAGGAGACATTCGGCCAGCATGGTATTAAGCAAACAGATGTAGGCCAAGAAAAGGATAACAATAAATAGGCCTCAATACCAAGCTAGTAGGCAGTGGCTGTATCAATTCTCAATACCATAAATGTTTTGTTTGGTCCATAGTTTTTCAATACTCCGTACTTAAGGTTTATCTAATACTAGGGGTTCTCTAATATACTCTAGTGGTTATATCTCTAATATACTACTCCctctccctctgtttcaatttcttTGAACCTTTTTGGAGTACGAGGGTCAATTTGACTGATTTTGGTGTGAATTCGGACATATATTctttaagttttttgaaataaaatgtaCATATTTAGAGACTACATAAAAAATACTATATGTCACAATTGTTAACAATTCTCAATTTTTTTAGAAACTATTTGCAAAAGTATGGTAAAGGAAAATCTTATTTGACTTCCCAAATAGTAATAGGTCCATTCattttgaaacggagggagtacgaGTTTTCTGATAAGCACTAGTTTTGTATTTGATATCCATTGTTTTCTATTGTTTGCTAGATCTGGCTGGATTCCTGTATATACTAGATCTTTTGAAATAACTTCTTTCCATGTAATTTTAGTGTTGTTGCTTCCTCTTTTAACACCTTTAATCACCATGTTTCACATCTAAGAACCGGTGCATCTAGGGGCCTACGTAATACATAGCCAAACCATCTCAAGTGACATTCTCTCATTTATCCTCTATATACGCTCCTTGGCCTTCGGTAACATCCTTATCTCCGCGATGTTCATCTTGTGGATATGCTGGGCTTAATTAAGCGGCCCAACAATCACTCTCATACAGCATTGTTGGCCTTATAGTTCTATAGAGCTTGCCTTTCATTTTGGTACCTATCGCATAATACTCCTATCGCACTCCTCCATTTCAAACATCCTACTTAATGCTATCCGTAACCTCTCCATTTACTATTCCATTCTCTTGAAACATTGAGCCTATATATCTAAACTATCTATATTTAGGTACCTCAATTCAATCTAATCTTAACTCAACTTCATTCCTATCTCGTTGGTTAACTTGCAATGTATGTGTTATGCCTTATCCCTACTTACCCTAAGTTCCTTACTCTCTAAAGTGCTTCTCCATAGCTTGAGCTTGTGATTGACACCCTCATAGTTTCATCAATTAATACAATATCGTTTGCAAAGAGCATGCACCATCGTACCTATCCTATATTTAGATCATTCATAACAAGGGTAAATAGGTACAGGCTTAGCGCACAGACCCATGGAGAAGTCTTGCAGCCATAACTAAATAAAAAAAGTTccattaacttttttttttttttgtgcctCTACTAGATTCTTACATGTTTTCATGGACTTCATTCTAATTTTTATTGACTGTTAGGATACACCTTTGGGTACAAAAGCTTACAAATTTCAGGAGATGGTTCAATTCACACAATTCAACCAAAAAATAAAGAGAACTGAACCAAAATTACCTCTTTCTGAAGAGGAGCTGAGGAAACAGAATTTTGAGTTGATGTTTCTCCGGCAAAACTTACAGCTGAGGAAGCAAAGACGTCAAAATTTCTTCTGGGTTTAAGTGCTGAGACATTGAACGGTCGAGAAAGAGACTGCTGCTGCTTTGCAAAGGAGACAATTTTAGGTGAAAAGTGTTTCTGAGAAAAAAATGCAGGAACCCAATTCACGGTGGGCAGTGTAGCTGCTGATAACATCATCTTCAATtgctaatataatttttatttctATGTTAAAgaggtagagagagagagagagagaggaaactcCTATGAAGAAGACATGCTCTGTCTTTGTGTCATGTTCAAATGTCTAGATAAGAAGAAAACTTGGTTTTTTTCGAAGGCCCAGGCCCAGCGTTCCTTAATAGCCCGACCCACTATCTAATGGACTTTAACACTAATCATTTTGAGATTTTTAATGAGTTATTATGGATTAAATAGAGTTAGACCTCTTTATAATACTACATTATTATAGAAATcggcgggtacgatattgagtatcgaccccgaaacgctatcaaatctcaaatcttggcgaacttcgtggctgactttacgctGGCCTTCGTACCCGAGATTGAAAGATAACTACTGATAAAATTGGGTACCTATCCGGGAGTCTGGACCGTCTTTACGGATGGagcctcgaacgcaaaggggtccggactaggcatcgtactaaaatctcCCACAGGTAATATAGTAttagaactacaaaattgactaaaaatgaggctgagtatgaggccatgattgcaggtcttgaactaGCTAGAAGCCTGGGAGCAAAGGTcgtagaggctaagtgtgattcccttctcgtggtaaaccaagttaacgggatTTTCGAAGTCcaagaagatcgaatgcagaggtacttggataaactacatgcgactctacatcgatttaaggaattgactttgcaacatgtaccccgagaacagaacagcgaggctgatgcccttgaaaacttaggttcatcggtcgaagatgacgaactcaactcggggattgtcgtacaactcataagatcggtgatcgaagaaggtcacaccgagataaactccataagtctgacctgggattggacaaacaaatatatagagtacttcaagaacgggaagcttccatcatgTCTAAAGGAATCGAGAGCTTTGCGCATAAAGGCAGCACGGTTCACCCTGTCCGAAGACGGAATGCTGTTTAGAAGGACGTTCGCTAGACCATTAggaatatgtttgggaccaggagataccaaTTATATCTTACGGAAAATTtacgaaggcacttgtggaaaccattctggtgccgattcgctggtccacaaagtaatcagagcagggtattattggaccgatatgggcaaggatgcaagggagttcgttcgaaaatgcgacaaatgccaaatacatgtgcccatgattcatcaacccggggagctactccactcggtcctatctccatggcctttcatgaaatggggaatggacatcatcggCTCCCTctcatcggccccaggtaaagctcaatttattttgtttatggctgattatttctctaaatgggttgaagcacatgctttcgagaaagtcagagaaaaagaagtgatagacttcatttgggaccacatcatatgtcgattcgggatgtcatccgagattgtatgtgataatggaaaacaattcatcggcagtaaagtaactaaatttctcgaggatcacaagatcaaaaggatcctatcaacactgtatcatcccagcgggaacggacaagccgaatcgtccaacaaaaccatcatctaaaatcttaagaagagattaatcgacgccaaaggaaaatggagagaaatactacccgaggtcctatgggcataccgcacaacattgaaatccagtaccggagcaatgccattctcgttggtttatggcgTTGAAGCTCTAATCCCGGTTGATGTTGGAGAACCTAACATTAGGTTTCGATATGCAATAAATgagtcgaataacgagaccatgaatacgagcctggaatTGTTGGACAAAAgatgagaagctgctctcgtccgattggccacccaaaaacaacggatcaaaaggtactataatcgaagaaccaatcttcgacattttaaaatcggggacttggtgctaaggaaagtcaccctcaacacccgaaatccaaatgaagggaaactgggtccgaactgggaaggaccgtatcaggttctcgaaatcgtcggaaaaggatcctacaagctcggtgtgataaacggcaaacaactaccgagcaattggaacgtatcgcacctaaaacgatactactgctaaagTACGACCCTCCCGTGTTCATTTGTATTTCGAAtttaacccttgcaggtgttcgaccagaaacAGGGATGGATTCTTCAACTCaaagcctttaggtctgaaagcacgggttgcactcttttttccttagatcgattttgtcccaaatgggtttttcgacgagttttttaatgaggaaaccattgatcgtgctaacttagaacaattcaacagtattcgagacctctttacaatcaacctcgaatactgagggGCATTGCCCTTAAATATTTTAAGTTCTATGCAAGGAATTTACTTCATggcaacagggtctcgataggaaaaatttgtaatgggcaaatggtcaaatgaaccacGCCCacgtagtttgctcgagccctggcacaaaacatgaacacatgtataatgacttataaagataaatttcttctttaccaatATCTCATATCTCAGAAAAATTATTCTACTTCATATTCTCGATCTATTatgtaaacaggcttaagggccgaccggGGACTACCATCCGAAAAATCAACGAGATCAAGctctataaagcctaagggctaccttaactcgagttcgagcaaaccctcactcgaccacaaagcctaagggctactttgcttcgagttcgagaaatcatctcactcgaccataaatcctaagggctgttttttacttcgagttcgagcaaacactcactcggccataaagcctaaaggctacgttgcttcgagttcgagaaatcatcctcactcgactacaaagcctaagggctaacttaactcgagttcgagaaaaccctcactcgactacaaagcctaagggctaccttaattcgagttcgagcaaacactcactcgaccacaaagcctaagggctatcttaattcgagttcgagcaaacactcactcgaccataaagcctaagggctaccttaattcgaatTCGagaaaatactcactcgaccacaaagcctaaaggctactttgcttcgagttcgagaaatcattctcactcgaccataaagcttAAGGGCTAtttttttacttcgagttcgagcaaacactcactcgaccataaagcctaagggttgCATTtcctcgagttcgagcaaacactcactcgaccataaagcctaagggttgttttttacttcaagttcgagcaaacactcactcaaccctaaagcctaagggctgcatttcctcgagttcgagcaaaccctcACTTGACctcaaagcctaagggctacttcgcttcgagttcgagaaatcattctcactcgaccataaagcctaaggtctacgttgcttcgagttcgagaaatcatcctcactcgactacaaagcctaagggctaccttaactcgagttcgagcaaaccctcactcgactacaaatcCTAAGgtctaccttaattcgagttcgagcaaatactcactcgaccacaaagcctaagggctattttttacttcgagttcgagtaaacactcactcgaccacaaagcctaagggctactttgcttcaagtttgagaaatcacactcactcgaccataaagcctaagggctgtcttttacttcgagtccgagcaagcactcactcgaccataaggcCTAAGGGCTATACTAGTTCGGTTTTGATCAAATTATCTGAACCAGGGCCTTAGGATACAAACTTCACAATTCTATAAGGcagaaaggaagaaagtttttATATACATGTCAAAATCATTTACAAGGGCAACATAGCCTGATCAAATTTCTTTACAAAAGACCAAAAACGGTCTGATaagaaacacaaaaaatactAAAAGACTTAGTCCTCTCCGGGAGCAGCGTCTTCGCCCTCGAGGCCCCCTTCACTTTCAGATCCGCTCGCACTCCCGGTGTTATCATCATCAGGAAAGGCCAACACTCTGGCTTCAGCTTCAAGCTCCTTAACTTTCTCGATCTCGGCTGTTAGATCTAAGCCACGAGCATAAATCTCTTCGAGAGTCTCCCTTCGAGACTAGTATTTAGCATGCTCGACAACCCAGTTTGCCCAAGCCTAAGCAGCCTCAGCAACCTCTTTTGCTCGAACTTAAGCATCTTTGGCATCAGATCGATAAATGTCCATCATTGCATCAACATTGGCCATGGTTTTCTCGACCTCCGATTTGGCCGCTGCGAGTTTTGTGGCCAATCTCTCTCGATCAGAATTTGCTGAGCTCAACTGAGACTAgaactcctcaattttcttggcttgcaccAAGGCTTTCTCTTTCAAGCTTTAGAGTTGGGCCTCAGCCTCAGCCAGTTGAGTTCGGGCAGTCTCCTTTTCTGAGGCGAGGCGGTCCATGTTCTTATTCCATTCCTCGGCCTCTGATTTCACTACGTCCAATTCAGCGCGAAGCTTCCTAATCACATTGAACTTTTGCTCGACCTGTAGGACCAAATTATTAGCCATCACTCCTGAGTCAATATCATTAAATTCAAAAATTCTTTGTACCTACTCGGCCAGTTCAACTTGTTCTTTCCGAGATGCTTCTTGCTCGGCCCAAAGTCCTTTTACTTCTCCTTCTCtctgctcactgagaagcttTAAGGCATCTCTCTCCTCAGAAAGCCTTCAAACTTCGACCTCGTACCGGCTCAGCTCCCCTCGGGATTGGAAAAATACCTCGTGACGAAGCATATAAGCCTACAAAAATAAGAAGAGATTatacaaggaaagaaaaacacaagTGTGAAAATTGGCAAAGAAAGTATGAACTTACCCGATTCAGGGCATGTTGGGATTCGTTAAATAGAGAAGGTGCTCCCACCTCGCTCGAGCTCTTCTTTGGAGCCTCTAAATCACTCGAACCGGTGACATATTCTACCCCGATAAAATAACCACAGAAAGGATCCTCCCCTCCATGGACTCCTTCCCCGTGACAAGTCTCCACAGCTTGAGCGTCACGTATCATTGATTgggaaaaataaaggaaagagggGGAATCCCCGATATCTATCACCCCGAGTAGGTCTTTTCAAGCGCCGCCTCCGTCCTGGGGATCCCCAAGCTCGAATTGCACACCGATATCCACAGCTTCTTCGACTGTCTCTTTACCCCAAGGTAAAACATCCTCTGTCCCACTCGGCTTGGGAACTTGGATCGAAATCCCCTCATCGACCTCATAAAGCCTAGTCGGAGCAGTATCAACTCCTACCAATACCGAAGTATTCTAAGTATCGGTGCTAGCCCGTGCACGGGCCAACAACCCGAaatcactttcttcttcttcatcccttaaACTCAGGACCGAATCCATAGTCAAAGTGATTGTGTTCACCTTGGGTTTATGAGCCACTCTCTTTTTGGGTTTTTGACCCTCGAAGTCCGAGGCCCATTTTCTCTTAATTACCTTCTCTAGTTTTGAGATAGGCGGTAAAACTTCTTTATCACCTGATGGGGGTCTCATAACCGCATCTTTTTCGAAacttacaaagaaagaaaagtaagcaAAACTTATGCCTTAAAAAATACTTGAACAATAAGAAAATCGGTGAGCCAAGAAGAAGGTTTAACATGAGTACGAGCCTCCCCACCACCCCTTTGACAAATCGCGCCATACGCTCTCGGCATATGTCGACGTCGAAACCAGGCTCCTGACCCAGTTCTCAAGATGGGGAACCGCACCCGGCATCCAAGCAATAACTGTGTCAAGAAAAACActgataagaaaagatgaagaagtaaaaacaacaaaaactgaAAACAGAATCACACTTATAGTTCATATtacatttctcgggaaatggcatactCTCAGCCGGGATTAggtccgaggtcttcactcgaacaaaCCGGCCCATCCAACCCTGATATTTGTCTTCATCTATGCTCGAGGTGAATGCCTTGGTGGCCCGACGTTGAAGCTTTATCAGCCCACCTCGGTAAAGATGAGGGCTATACAATCTtacgaggtggtcgagggtgaaaggaagcccgtcgattttgctcacaaagaaaCGGAGCAATATTacaatcctccagaaagaagggtgtatt comes from the Nicotiana tabacum cultivar K326 chromosome 14, ASM71507v2, whole genome shotgun sequence genome and includes:
- the LOC107793852 gene encoding small ribosomal subunit protein cS23-like, with the translated sequence MMLSAATLPTVNWVPAFFSQKHFSPKIVSFAKQQQSLSRPFNVSALKPRRNFDVFASSAVSFAGETSTQNSVSSAPLQKEKLGVVVKPLEKPRLVLKFIWMEKNIGIALDQVIPGHGTIPLSPYYFWPRKDAWEELKIMLESKPWISQKQIIILLNQATDIINLWQQSGGDLA